A part of Puntigrus tetrazona isolate hp1 chromosome 21, ASM1883169v1, whole genome shotgun sequence genomic DNA contains:
- the lifrb gene encoding LIF receptor subunit alpha b, translating to MSVWLFFALFFSLAGQTEQNGHPIPIGEVEVFFDEPYCVLPECGAWVLNIKWRDKFAENNETLKVKYDIEVLRTEQMKTVHFETINVMADKTSYFHWKWTSPIPLQCTSHLVRLRRYIGHRTGEWMPLYSHKGKDLNAAKTTLYPGEQVFKVGSNITFCCIVGTDEVPLKNDERFEFLIRISNRTYITKPVPFERPEKANILCEVEKSYSGITVFIGYPPDDQNLTCITRDLKSVECHWERGRETHLTGIKQTRYALNGRVCSFGKCVIHAVKNQETNWTLVAENPVGVKTLSDTADPTQRVWLRAPMSNISHVANARNVSLRWSWNEENYATFWMICQVKLSGRIYNTTFSGEGLSSAVLINLQPSVKYTAQVRCGSHEHFYKWGDWSEMTKFSTEEDIPEAVDVWIHYSEQNASVLWKPLNEHQSHGKITEYEITIGDPKRESIKIDKEQLCYNITSGNERSDRIIKVSAKNSAGLSPPSTIIVPSYPDSEVDISYISGGNGGFEMSWEESSYSTCGYVVEWFPTYKKRQCAVEWEKIAECNSGVCNAWNRSGIFKPGVRYTISLYACTKASPKLLKRSEGYATETKPGKVKNLKDVHKGRNIELSWAEVPLEQQNGTIRGYKVIIILPSGSQKIINTTVNKVELGELDPGSYTFYVSAFTSVGNGDYVAHGTNLQNPSDRMIAATIVGCSAATLVFIVITFLCYRKRKWLKKLLYPDIPEPKLAGKWIKKGIYCTQMTEGYIKCEVQEVHSLEHPAISESLHGLDLISSNSKVVPAQHFYQNMSESRADLSYCPVGKLTSIIENPSYNMTIPEPVGVAQISDLTLEMQDDYLPAPNFVQNNFVVKGSDGYKPQSTSSTDAFFDVNASEFMLPKKV from the exons ATGTCAGTCtggcttttttttgctttgtttttttctctggctGGCCAAACAGAACAGAATG GACACCCAATTCCTATAGGAGAGGTGGAAGTGTTTTTTGATGAACCCTATTGTGTACTTCCTGAATGTGGTGCATGGGTGTTGAACATTAAATGGAGAGATAAGTTTGCTGAAAATAATGAAACGTTGAAAGTTAAATACGACATAGAGGTCCTTCGTACTGAACAGATGAAGACTGTTCACTTt GAAACTATAAATGTGATGGCAGACAAAACATCCTATTTTCATTGGAAATGGACTTCACCTATACCTCTGCAGTGCACTTCCCATTTAGTCAGACTTAGACGCTATATAGGGCACCGCACTGGTGAATGGATGCCATTATACTCACACAAAG GAAAAGATCTAAACGCCGCAAAAACAACTCTCTATCCTGGCGAACAAGTTTTCAAGGTTGGGAGTAACATCACGTTCTGTTGCATTGTGGGAACAGATGAGGTTCCACTGAAGAACGATGAAAGATTTGAATTTCTAATTCGCATCAGCAACAGGACATACATCACAAAACCAGTTCCATTTGAAAGACCAGAAAAAGCCAACATACTTTGTGAGGTTGAGAAAAGCTATTCTggcattacagtatttattggCT ATCCCCCAGATGACCAGAATCTTACATGTATAACAAGAGATCTCAAATCCGTGGAGTGTCACTGGGAAAGGGGTCGAGAAACCCATCTGACTGGTATAAAACAGACACGTTATGCTCTTAATGGAAG AGTTTGTTCATTTGGAAAATGTGTCATACATGCGGTGAAAAACCAGGAGACAAACTGGACCCTGGTTGCTGAAAATCCTGTAGGTGTGAAGACTCTCTCCGATACAGCTGACCCTACGCAGAGAG TATGGTTGAGAGCGCCCATGAGCAACATATCCCATGTTGCTAATGCAAGAAATGTCTCTCTTCGGTGGAGCTGGAACGAGGAAAACTACGCTACGTTTTGGATGATTTGTCAAGTGAAGCTCAGTGGAAGGATTTACAAT ACGACCTTCAGTGGAGAGGGACTTTCGTCAGCTGTCCTTATAAACCTGCAGCCCTCTGTTAAATACACAGCTCAAGTAAGATGTGGCTCTCATGAGCACTTCTACAAATGGGGCGACTGGAGTGAAATGACTAAGTTCTCCACTGAAGAGGACA TTCCAGAAGCAGTAGATGTTTGGATTCATTATTCAGAACAAAACGCGTCTGTTTTGTGGAAG ccTCTAAATGAACATCAAAGCCATGGGAAAATTACAGAGTATGAAATTACCATTGGAGACCCCAAACGTGAGAGCATAAAAATTGACAAAGAACAGCTGTGCTACAATATCACCTCCGGAAATGAAAGAAGTGATCGAATCATCAAAGTCTCTGCAAAAAACTCTGCTGGTCTTTCTCCTCCTTCTACCATCATTGTGCCAAGTTATCCTG ACAGTGAAGTCGATATAAGCTATATCAGTGGCGGTAATGGTGGCTTTGAAATGTCTTGGGAAGAATCCTCGTATTCTACTTGTGGCTACGTTGTTGAGTGGTTTCCAACATACAAAAAGAGGCAATGTGCTGTAGAATGGGAGAAGATCGCAGAATGTAACAGTGGTGTCTGCAACGCATGGAATCGATCCG GTATTTTTAAGCCAGGAGTGAGATACACCATCTCCCTCTATGCCTGCACAAAAGCTTCTCCAAAGCTTCTCAAGAGGAGTGAAGGTTATGCAACAGAGACAA AACCAGGGAAAGTTAAGAATTTAAAAGATGTACATAAAGGAAGAAATATTGAGCTCTCCTGGGCTGAAGTTCCCTTAGAACAGCAAAACGGCACCATACGAGGCTACAAGGTCATAATAATATTGCCTTCTGGTTCTCAAAAGATTATTAACACAACAGTGAACAAGG TTGAATTAGGTGAATTAGATCCAGGCTCCTATACCTTCTACGTTAGTGCCTTTACATCTGTAGGGAATGGTGACTACGTTGCACACGGAACAAACCTACAAAACCCCT CTGACCGGATGATTGCAGCCACTATTGTGGGTTGCAGTGCAGCAACTCTTGTCTTCATTGTCATCACATTCCTTTGCTACAGAAAACGGAAATG GTTAAAGAAGCTGTTGTATCCAGATATTCCTGAACCAAAACTTGCAGGGAAATGGATCAAAAAG GGTATTTATTGCACCCAGATGACTGAGGGGTACATAAAGTGTGAGGTCCAAGAAGTCCACAGTTTAGAGCATCCTGCAATCTCAGAAAGTCTACATGGCCTTGACCTCATCAGCTCTAACTCCAAAGTGGTTCCTGCACAACATTTCTACCAGAACATGTCTGAATCTCGTGCTGATCTCTCGTACTGTCCTGTGGGTAAACTTACCTCAATTATTGAAAACCCTTCTTATAATATGACCATACCAGAACCAGTTGGTGTTGCTCAGATATCTGATCTTACACTGGAAATGCAGGATGATTACCTCCCAGCCCCTAACtttgttcaaaataattttgttgtcAAAGGCTCAGATGGCTATAAACCCCAGTCAACTTCTTCTACAGATGCATTTTTCGATGTAAATGCCAGTGAATTCATGCTACCTAAAAAAGTATAA
- the ccdc61 gene encoding centrosomal protein CCDC61 — MEVGTVVQEEMKFRGAEFAVKVELVERLLIVEISDVVTADQWRGEFDPAYIEDLTRKTGNFKQFPVFCSMLESAVNKSSESVTLDLLTYSDLELLRNRKAGVVGRPRAQPQSPALSAKRYLILIYTVEFDRIHYPLPLPYLGKPDPAELQKEIRALRGELKTLGLRGDYKVSDQETRKLRAELALARDEKEALAKALDHLQMVGPGSAPGSRGLREAVRSLEEQLLKERAKSQRSASKRSQEQRLLLEQLEELKASERALRIRVKSLTTELALLRRGRATPVMSGRSSLRGDGEVHRSLSRERSLTRVGVRARSGSRERMEDRTRRSEERIRRADSSGSRNCITRPSPSPTGSRVPRFDPTAYIQDRQRRQKEAEIKNQRKIRRDMLASPSLMERGRSRSREPVPQLMRAGSAGRGRSVSVESRRSRCSSEGSVAEFEELAKPLNSRGRKLAYNGPAVARGRHINKKPMCSTPAQRMRGADTSIETGADLSEIDARLQALQDYMRDLDTGR; from the exons ATGGAGGTTGGCACAGTTGTGCAAGAAGAAATGAAATTTCGGGGGGCTGAATTCGCTGTCAAGGTCGAGCTGGTGGAGCGGCTACTAATCGTAGAGATTTCAGATGTTGTTACAGCAGACCAGTGGAGAGGAGAGTTTGATCCTGCCT atATTGAAGACCTGACCCGGAAAACTGGGAATTTTAAACAGTTTCCAGTATTCTGCAGCATGCTTGAGTCTGCTGTCAACAAG TCCAGTGAATCAGTGACCCTTGACCTCTTGACCTATTCCGACCTCGAGCTTCTGCGGAACAGAAAGGCAGGTGTCGTTGGCCGACCTCGTGCTCAGCCACAGTCTCCTGCCCTCAGCGCTAAACGATACCTCATCCTCATCTACACTGTGGAGTTTGACAG gatACATTATCCACTTCCACTTCCATATCTGGGCAAACCTGATCCTGCAGAGCTTCAAAAAGAGATCAGAGCTCTGAGGGGCGAGCTGAAAACACTGGGGCTGAGAGGAGACTACAAAGTGTCTGACCAAGAAACACGCAAGCTCCGTGCAGA GTTGGCTTTGGCGAGAGATGAAAAGGAAGCCTTAGCCAAGGCTCTGGATCATCTACAGATGGTGGGGCCTGGTTCCGCTCCTGGGTCTCGTGGGCTTAGAGAGGCAGTGCGCAGCCTGGAAGAACAGCTGTTGAAGGAAAGGGCAAAAAGCCAGCGCTCTGCAAGCAAGAGGAGCCAAGAACAGCGCCTCCTTCTGGAACAG TTGGAGGAACTCAAAGCATCAGAACGGGCTTTACGGATACGTGTTAAAAGTCTGACCACTGAGCTGGCCTTGTTGCGACGCGG TCGAGCGACTCCAGTCATGTCTGGCCGAAGTAGTCTCAGAGGTGATGGAGAAGTTCATCGGTCTTTATCCAGAGAGCGCAGTCTGACCCGTGTGGGGGTAAGAGCGCGCTCGGGGTCGAGGGAGAGGATGGAGGACAGGACTCGGAGATCAGAGGAGAGAATTAGGAGGGCAGACTCTTCAGGGTCTCGAAATTGCATCACAAGACCCTCGCCATCTCCAACAG GGTCGCGGGTGCCTCGGTTTGACCCTACGGCCTACATTCAAGATCGACAACGTCGCCAAAAAGAGGCCGAGATAAAGAA TCAGAGGAAGATTAGAAGGGACATGTTGGCTTCACCGTCTCTGATGGAAAGAGGCCGTTCACGCTCCAGGGAGCCTGTTCCTCAGCTGATGAGAGCAGGAAGCGCTGGCAGGGGGAGGAGTGTGTCTGTGGAGAGCAGGAGGAGTCGGTGCTCTTCAGAAGGATCAGTAGCTGAGTTTGAGGAGCTTGCTAAGCCTCTAAATAGCAG aGGAAGGAAACTGGCATACAATGGTCCAGCTGTG GCCAGAGGACGCCACATAAACAAAAAGCCAATGTGTAGCACCCCAGCCCAGAGGATGAGAGGGGCAG ACACATCTATTGAGACGGGTGCTGACCTGTCAGAGATTGACGCTCGACTCCAGGCCCTGCAGGACTACATGCGGGATCTTGACACTGGACGTTAA
- the itpkca gene encoding inositol-trisphosphate 3-kinase C isoform X2, which produces MTKTPDAPAPCAGMGDIHPEEPAEHLSRLVRVAVPELVVTCEPCATDCGPCSGSPHPDEESICSDSGLSGSPASSLALRKLSNSSSTALSPASSFEECEEDLMGYGEYNQSSGEPHTAIHQHHCDNSESYADSRTRHKISREHSLLGSLEFPVLLKTDQWKKSKNMVNWSPLPVTVKKRSPWVQVVGHAGNFQTGSDGRLLKKYCESEQQCFLQLMSDSLRPFVPGYYGVTQRDEQDYNLMDDLLADFDSPCIMDCKMGSRTYLEEELRKARESPQPRKDMYEKMIAVDPDAPDEEERVQQAVLKTRYMQWRETLSSTATLGFRIEGIKKSDGTCNTNFKRTKYKDEVIQALEDFVDSNMLILRSYQQRLKELRAVLEKSDFFKAHEVVGSSLLFVHDVTGKAGIWMIDFGKTVPMPPPLTLDHRSPWVEGNREDGYLWGLDNFIDILTNMLPEK; this is translated from the exons ATGACTAAAACGCCCGATGCCCCGGCACCCTGCGCGGGTATGGGTGATATCCACCCCGAGGAGCCGGCGGAGCATCTCTCCAGACTCGTTCGCGTTGCCGTTCCCGAGCTGGTCGTTACCTGCGAGCCGTGCGCCACTGATTGCGGACCCTGCTCGGGCTCTCCACACCCCGACGAGGAATCAATCTGCTCGGACAGCGGGCTCAGCGGCTCTCCCGCCTCGTCCCTGGCGCTGAGGAAACTGTCCAACTCGTCCTCGACCGCCCTCTCGCCAGCGTCGTCTTTCGAGGAGTGCGAGGAGGATTTAATGGGCTACGGCGAATATAACCAGTCTTCAGGTGAACCGCACACG GCCATTCACCAACATCACTGCGATAACAGCGAGTCATATGCAGATTCAAGGACACGTCATAAAATCAGCAGGGAACACTCTTTATTGGGATCTTTGGAGTTTCCAGTCCTTTTGAAG ACTGATCAGTGGAAGAAGTCAAAGAATATGGTGAACTGGTCTCCACTTCCAGTGACGGTGAAAAAGCGCTCACCCTGGGTGCAGGTAGTCGGCCATGCAG GAAACTTTCAGACAGGGAGTGACGGAAGGCTGCTGAAGAAGTACTGCGAGAGCGAGCAGCAGTGTTTTCTGCAGCTCATGAGTGACTCGCTGCGGCCCTTCGTTCCCGGGTACTATGGCGTGACTCAGCGTGACGAGCAGGATTACAACCTCATGGACGACCTCCTCGCTGACTTTGACTCTCCCTGCATCATGGACTGCAAAATGGGGAGCCG GACTTACCTTGAGGAAGAATTGAGGAAGGCCCGCGAGAGCCCTCAGCCACGTAAAGACATGTACGAAAAAATGATAGCGGTGGACCCAGACGCCCCCGATGAGGAGGAACGGGTCCAGCAGGCGGTGCTCAAAACCAGATACATGCAGTGGAGAGAAACCCTCAGCTCGACAGCAACACTGGGCTTTCGCATCGAGGGCATCAAG aaatcagaTGGCACTTGTAACACCAACTTCAAGAGAACAAAGTACAAAGATGAGGTCATCCAAGCCCTGGAGGACTTTGTGGACAGCAACATGCTAATTTTG AGAAGCTACCAACAGCGCCTGAAGGAACTACGAGCTGTGCTGGAAAAATCAGATTTCTTCAAAGCACATGAG gtggtgggcagCTCCTTATTATTTGTCCATGATGTGACCGGCAAGGCCGGAATCTGGATGATAGACTTTGGAAAGACTGTGCCTATGCCGCCCCCTCTGACCCTGGACCACCGCAGCCCGTGGGTGGAGGGCAACCGAGAGGACGGCTACCTCTGGGGCCTGGACAATTTTATTGACATTCTGACCAACATGCTTCCGGAGAAATGA
- the itpkca gene encoding inositol-trisphosphate 3-kinase C isoform X1 — protein sequence MTKTPDAPAPCAGMGDIHPEEPAEHLSRLVRVAVPELVVTCEPCATDCGPCSGSPHPDEESICSDSGLSGSPASSLALRKLSNSSSTALSPASSFEECEEDLMGYGEYNQSSGEPHTKAIHQHHCDNSESYADSRTRHKISREHSLLGSLEFPVLLKTDQWKKSKNMVNWSPLPVTVKKRSPWVQVVGHAGNFQTGSDGRLLKKYCESEQQCFLQLMSDSLRPFVPGYYGVTQRDEQDYNLMDDLLADFDSPCIMDCKMGSRTYLEEELRKARESPQPRKDMYEKMIAVDPDAPDEEERVQQAVLKTRYMQWRETLSSTATLGFRIEGIKKSDGTCNTNFKRTKYKDEVIQALEDFVDSNMLILRSYQQRLKELRAVLEKSDFFKAHEVVGSSLLFVHDVTGKAGIWMIDFGKTVPMPPPLTLDHRSPWVEGNREDGYLWGLDNFIDILTNMLPEK from the exons ATGACTAAAACGCCCGATGCCCCGGCACCCTGCGCGGGTATGGGTGATATCCACCCCGAGGAGCCGGCGGAGCATCTCTCCAGACTCGTTCGCGTTGCCGTTCCCGAGCTGGTCGTTACCTGCGAGCCGTGCGCCACTGATTGCGGACCCTGCTCGGGCTCTCCACACCCCGACGAGGAATCAATCTGCTCGGACAGCGGGCTCAGCGGCTCTCCCGCCTCGTCCCTGGCGCTGAGGAAACTGTCCAACTCGTCCTCGACCGCCCTCTCGCCAGCGTCGTCTTTCGAGGAGTGCGAGGAGGATTTAATGGGCTACGGCGAATATAACCAGTCTTCAGGTGAACCGCACACG AAGGCCATTCACCAACATCACTGCGATAACAGCGAGTCATATGCAGATTCAAGGACACGTCATAAAATCAGCAGGGAACACTCTTTATTGGGATCTTTGGAGTTTCCAGTCCTTTTGAAG ACTGATCAGTGGAAGAAGTCAAAGAATATGGTGAACTGGTCTCCACTTCCAGTGACGGTGAAAAAGCGCTCACCCTGGGTGCAGGTAGTCGGCCATGCAG GAAACTTTCAGACAGGGAGTGACGGAAGGCTGCTGAAGAAGTACTGCGAGAGCGAGCAGCAGTGTTTTCTGCAGCTCATGAGTGACTCGCTGCGGCCCTTCGTTCCCGGGTACTATGGCGTGACTCAGCGTGACGAGCAGGATTACAACCTCATGGACGACCTCCTCGCTGACTTTGACTCTCCCTGCATCATGGACTGCAAAATGGGGAGCCG GACTTACCTTGAGGAAGAATTGAGGAAGGCCCGCGAGAGCCCTCAGCCACGTAAAGACATGTACGAAAAAATGATAGCGGTGGACCCAGACGCCCCCGATGAGGAGGAACGGGTCCAGCAGGCGGTGCTCAAAACCAGATACATGCAGTGGAGAGAAACCCTCAGCTCGACAGCAACACTGGGCTTTCGCATCGAGGGCATCAAG aaatcagaTGGCACTTGTAACACCAACTTCAAGAGAACAAAGTACAAAGATGAGGTCATCCAAGCCCTGGAGGACTTTGTGGACAGCAACATGCTAATTTTG AGAAGCTACCAACAGCGCCTGAAGGAACTACGAGCTGTGCTGGAAAAATCAGATTTCTTCAAAGCACATGAG gtggtgggcagCTCCTTATTATTTGTCCATGATGTGACCGGCAAGGCCGGAATCTGGATGATAGACTTTGGAAAGACTGTGCCTATGCCGCCCCCTCTGACCCTGGACCACCGCAGCCCGTGGGTGGAGGGCAACCGAGAGGACGGCTACCTCTGGGGCCTGGACAATTTTATTGACATTCTGACCAACATGCTTCCGGAGAAATGA
- the itpkca gene encoding inositol-trisphosphate 3-kinase C isoform X3 has product MTKTPDAPAPCAGMGDIHPEEPAEHLSRLVRVAVPELVVTCEPCATDCGPCSGSPHPDEESICSDSGLSGSPASSLALRKLSNSSSTALSPASSFEECEEDLMGYGEYNQSSGEPHTTDQWKKSKNMVNWSPLPVTVKKRSPWVQVVGHAGNFQTGSDGRLLKKYCESEQQCFLQLMSDSLRPFVPGYYGVTQRDEQDYNLMDDLLADFDSPCIMDCKMGSRTYLEEELRKARESPQPRKDMYEKMIAVDPDAPDEEERVQQAVLKTRYMQWRETLSSTATLGFRIEGIKKSDGTCNTNFKRTKYKDEVIQALEDFVDSNMLILRSYQQRLKELRAVLEKSDFFKAHEVVGSSLLFVHDVTGKAGIWMIDFGKTVPMPPPLTLDHRSPWVEGNREDGYLWGLDNFIDILTNMLPEK; this is encoded by the exons ATGACTAAAACGCCCGATGCCCCGGCACCCTGCGCGGGTATGGGTGATATCCACCCCGAGGAGCCGGCGGAGCATCTCTCCAGACTCGTTCGCGTTGCCGTTCCCGAGCTGGTCGTTACCTGCGAGCCGTGCGCCACTGATTGCGGACCCTGCTCGGGCTCTCCACACCCCGACGAGGAATCAATCTGCTCGGACAGCGGGCTCAGCGGCTCTCCCGCCTCGTCCCTGGCGCTGAGGAAACTGTCCAACTCGTCCTCGACCGCCCTCTCGCCAGCGTCGTCTTTCGAGGAGTGCGAGGAGGATTTAATGGGCTACGGCGAATATAACCAGTCTTCAGGTGAACCGCACACG ACTGATCAGTGGAAGAAGTCAAAGAATATGGTGAACTGGTCTCCACTTCCAGTGACGGTGAAAAAGCGCTCACCCTGGGTGCAGGTAGTCGGCCATGCAG GAAACTTTCAGACAGGGAGTGACGGAAGGCTGCTGAAGAAGTACTGCGAGAGCGAGCAGCAGTGTTTTCTGCAGCTCATGAGTGACTCGCTGCGGCCCTTCGTTCCCGGGTACTATGGCGTGACTCAGCGTGACGAGCAGGATTACAACCTCATGGACGACCTCCTCGCTGACTTTGACTCTCCCTGCATCATGGACTGCAAAATGGGGAGCCG GACTTACCTTGAGGAAGAATTGAGGAAGGCCCGCGAGAGCCCTCAGCCACGTAAAGACATGTACGAAAAAATGATAGCGGTGGACCCAGACGCCCCCGATGAGGAGGAACGGGTCCAGCAGGCGGTGCTCAAAACCAGATACATGCAGTGGAGAGAAACCCTCAGCTCGACAGCAACACTGGGCTTTCGCATCGAGGGCATCAAG aaatcagaTGGCACTTGTAACACCAACTTCAAGAGAACAAAGTACAAAGATGAGGTCATCCAAGCCCTGGAGGACTTTGTGGACAGCAACATGCTAATTTTG AGAAGCTACCAACAGCGCCTGAAGGAACTACGAGCTGTGCTGGAAAAATCAGATTTCTTCAAAGCACATGAG gtggtgggcagCTCCTTATTATTTGTCCATGATGTGACCGGCAAGGCCGGAATCTGGATGATAGACTTTGGAAAGACTGTGCCTATGCCGCCCCCTCTGACCCTGGACCACCGCAGCCCGTGGGTGGAGGGCAACCGAGAGGACGGCTACCTCTGGGGCCTGGACAATTTTATTGACATTCTGACCAACATGCTTCCGGAGAAATGA